The Rhodanobacter sp. LX-99 genome segment CTGCCGCAGTTCCGCATGAACGATCCGTGGGTCACCGCGAACATGCGCGTGGCCGACCTGCTCACCCATTCCAGCGGCCTGCCCGAAGGCGGCGGCGACCTGATGCTGTGGCCGGAACCGAACGCGTTCACCCGCGCCGACATCATCCACGGCCTCGCCTTCATCAAGCCCGGCTACGGCTTCCGCTCGCAATACCAGTACGACAACCTGCTCTACGTGGTGGCCGGCGAAGTCGCCGCCGCCGCGGGCGGTGCACCGTACGAAACGCTGATGCGCCGCGAAGTGTTCGCGCCGCTGCACCTGGACCGCTGCCAGGTCGGCGCGTGGAACCGCGACACGGTGGGCGACGTGGCCACGCCGCATCGCCGCGACGGCGGCCGCAACGTGGCGATACCCGAAGACGCCGCGATTCCCGCAATCACCTCGGCCGCCGCCGGCGGCATCCGCTGCGACCTCACCGACATGCTGGCCTGGGCGCGCAACTGGCTGGTGCCGACCACGGCGCAGCTGAAGTGGCTGTCGCCGGTACAGCGCGGCGTGCTGCAGGCGCCGCACATGCTGATCCCGGTATCCGCACAGCGCCGTGCATGGGACGACACCCACGTGATGGCCTACGGCTACGGCTGGCGCATGGCCGACGTCGACGGCCAGTGGCTGGTCTGGCACACCGGCACCTTGAACGGCATGTATTCGATGCTGGCGCTGCTGCCCGATCGCAAGAGCGGCTTCGTGTTCATGATCAACGGCGAGGCGGACGACGCGCGCACCGTGCTCGGCGAGATGCTGACCAAGCACTTCACCGCACCCGACGAACCGCGCGACGTGGCCTGGTATGCCGACGCGCTGGAACAGCAGGCCGCGCAGCGCCCCGCCGGCTCGACCGCCCCGGATACCTCCGCACAACGGCCGGCCACCACGGCGGAGCTGGCCGCCTGGACCGGCGAATACCGCGACCCGTGGTTCGGCGACGTCTCGTTGTGCCCGCGCGACGGCAAGCTGCGTTTCGCCGCCGCGAAGTCGCCCACGCTGACCGGCACGGTGATGCGCCTGGGCGACCGCTACCTGGTGCACTGGGACGATGGAGAGCTGGATGCATGGTTGGATTTCCACGCGGCCACCGCCAGCCAGCCGATCACCTTGCGCATGGCCAAGCTCGACCCGCAGGGCGACTTCAGCTCCGACTACGAAGACCTGGCTTTCCAGCGCCGTGGGGGTTGCCACCGATGACTACTTCGACCCGCCGTCCCCTGCTTCTGCTCGGCTTGCTCGTCGCCCTCGGCGCCACCGGCCGCGCCCATGCCGAGGAGCAACCGCCCACCCTGTCGCCGGCGACGACCGCCGCCGCGGCCAACCTGGTCGACATCCGCAGCCTGGTGCCGGACATGGCCGAGGACATCAAGTACGCCGGCAGCGACAACTTCATGGGCACGCCGGCGGACGGCTATCGCGCGCCGGCCTGCCTGCTGCTGCGCCCGGTCGCCGAGGCGCTGGCGAAGGTCGAACACGAGCTGCGCGCGCAGCACCGGCGCCTGAAGATCTGGGACTGCTACCGCCCTGCCCGCGCGGTGGCGCACTTCGTGCGCTGGGCGCACGACCTCGCCGACCAGCGCACCAAGCCGCAGCACTACCCCAGGCTGGACAAGTCGGAACTCCTGCACGGCTACATCGCGGAAAGCTCCGGCCACAGCCGCGGCGCCACCATCGACCTCACCCTGCAGCAATGCGCCGCCGACGGCAGCCACTGCCAGCCGCTGGACATGGGCACGGATTTCGACTTCTTCGACGTGCGCGCGCACACCGACACGCCCGACGTCACCGCGCAGCAACACGCCAACCGCCTGCTGCTGCGCGACGCGATGCAGCGCGAAGGCTTCCGCAACTATCCGATGGAGTGGTGGCACTACACCCTCTCGCCGGAGCCGACGCCGCACACGATCTACGACGTGCCGGTGCAATGACCGCACCACGAACAGGGGGAATTCCGCCATGTCAAAACTGCTTGCCGGCCTCGCACTGACCTTGCTGCTCGGCGGCTGCGCCTCCGGCACCAAGCCGGTCGACCCGACCGACGCACTGATGCAGCGCTACACCGGCGACGTCCCCGGCGCCTCGCTGCTGGTGCTCAAGGACGGCAAGCCGATCGTCCGCCGTAGCTACGGCCTGGCCAATCTCGAGGACGACGACAAGACTACGCCGGCCACCAACTATCGCCTGGCCTCGGTGACCAAGCAGTTCACCGCCGCAGCGATCCTGCTGCTGGCCGAAAGCGGCCGGCTCAAGCTCGACGACCCGGTGCGCCGCTGGCTGCCCACGCTGCCGGAAAGCACCTCGACCGTCACCCTGCGCCAGCTGCTCACGCACACCGGCGGCCTGGTCGACTACGAAGACCTGATCCCGCCCGGCACCACCGACCAGGTCAGCGACGACGACGTGCTGCGGATGCTGTCTGCCACGCCGAAGACTTATTTCGCGCCCGGCACGGCCTACCGCTACAGCAACTCCGGCTACGTGCTGCTGGGCCTGGTGGTGGAGCGTGCCTCCGGCATCAGCCTGCCGCTGTACCTCAGGCAGCACATCTTCCAGCCGCTGCACATGGACCACACCTTGATGTACGTGCGCGGCGGACCCGAGGTGGAAAATCGCGCCTACGGCTACAGCGAAGAAAACGGCGGCTGGACGCGCACCGACCAGAGCGTCACCAGCGCCACCCGCGGCGACGGCGGCATCTATTCCTCGGTGGACGACATGGCGAAGTGGGATGCCGCGCTGTACGACGACCGCCTGCTCGGCGCCGCCTCGCGCAAGCTCGCCTTCGGCCCGCACGTGAAGGTCACCGGCGAGCCGTACGAGGCCAGCTACGGCTACGGCTGGCGCATCACCGGCGACACCGTGTGGCACTCCGGCGAGAGCATCGGCTTCCGCAACGTGATCGTGCGCTGGCCGAAGCAGCACCTCACCGTGATCCTGCTCAGCAACCGCAACGATCCGGAACCGTACCGCACCGCGCTGGCGATCGCCCAGCCCTACCTGCAGTGATCCCGATGGGAAAGCCGCTTGCGCCGATCCGCCTGTCGCGCCGCGCGTCCTTGCTCGTGCTGCTCGCGCTGCTCGCCGCCTGCGCACCGCTGCCGCCGCGCAACCCGCTGGCGACCTGGGTGCCGTCGCCGAACCACGACATCCGCCGGCCGGTGCTGATCGTGCTGCACTTCACCAACCAGCACTCGGTGCAGCAAAGCCTGGACACGCTGCGCACGAAGAACAGCGGCGGCCCGGTGAGCTCGCATTACCTGATCGGCGCCGACGGTCACATCTACCAGCTGGTATCCGACCAGTTGCGCGCGTGGCATGGTGGCCCCGGACACTGGGGCACGATCACCGACATCAATTCCGCCTCGATCGGCATCGAACTGGACAACGACGGCACCACGCCGTTCGCGCAACCGCAGATCGACAGCCTGCTGCGCCTGCTCGCCGACCTCACCGACCGCCTGCACATCCCGCGCACGCAGATCGTCGGCCACGAGGATTTCGCGCCCACGCGCAAGGACGATCCCGGCCCGCTGTTCCCGTGGCAGCAACTGGCCGCCGCCGGCTTCGGTTTGTGGCCGCAGGGCGAACTGGTCGATCCCCCCGCCGGTTTCGACCCATGGATGGCGCTGGGCCTGGTCGGCTACCCGCTGGAAGACCGTGCCGCTGCGGTGCGTGCGTTCCACCATCACTTCCGCGGCAGCGAAGGCGATGCGCTCGACGCGCAGGACCTGCGCATCCTGTACAACCTGGCACAGGCGATCGAACGCGGCCAGACGCCCGCGGACTGAAAGCGTTCGCTGGATCGCCAACGGGAATCGACGTCCCATCGCCCCTTCCCGTCGGCATCGCGGGTGGCCCACGCATGGATCGCCGGTGCGACCGGAGCAGGCAATGGCCGGCACGGTTGTCAGGCCGGATCAACCTGCCTATTCTGCTGCGATCGCTGCCACCCCTCGGTGCAGCTCCCGCGCATGACGCCATGATGGACGCACCACGAGATGACGGATCTTTCGTGCCCCGCATCGAATGACTCACCCGCCTGGGGATGGGTGGACCTGTTTGTCTGGAAGCTCCTGCCGGAACGTGCCGGCGGGGGCATCCCCTACATACAGCGATTCAAGGATGCATGGGTTCGGCACAACAAGACCCTGATCGAGTCGAACGCGGCGAAGTATGCGATGCCGGCGGAACTGCTCGCCGGGGTCTGCTGGATCGAGGTCGGCGGCGACCCCAGTTCGATCGACGGCATCGCTTTCGATGTCCGCTCATTCGACTGGAGCGGACCCAACTGGGTCGATCAGCACCTGACCGTCACCCATCATCCAGCCAGAACATCGTTCGGGGCGGTCAGCATGCAGCTGCGCACCGCCGCGCAGACCATGGGCATGAACCCGGCCGGCATGTCGACAGCCCAGCTGCGCAGCCTGGCTGACTGCCTGCAGAAGGATGTCTTCAACATCGCGATCGTCGCCCGCCACCTGCGCATGCTGATCGATCACGACGGCTTGCAGACGAACCCGCCCGCCCTGGGCATGGACCAGGTTCGTATCGCGGGCGCAAGGTACAACCGCGGCATCGGGCTTTCGCTGGAGCAGATCAGGAAGAACATGAGCTACGGCAACTTCATCGTGAAGTTCTGGCCCCGTTTCAGCGCGTTGCTGCGATGAAGGCGGGCAAGTTCCGCTTCGTCGCGAAGCTGGCCGCCTGGGCGCTGTTTGGCTGGGGCGTATTCGTCTTCATCGCGCTGCCGGACAACAAGTATGCATGGATGCAGCAGATGGACCCGTCGATGGCGCTGCCGCCCGACGACGCTTCCGGCGACCGCGCGATCTTTGCGCTGTTGTTGCTGGCTGCCATCGTCGCCAGCCAGCTGGCGCTGTTGGCGACGGCCACCCATCGCCGCGAGAAGGTATGGGCAACCGTGCTGGCACTGACCGCCATCGTGCTGTGGTCGTCGCGATTCTGGCGTTAGCGCGGCGTGCCCTGGCACGGCTTCACCAGGGTCACACTTCCAGCCGGTCGTCCGGCCGCGCGACCAGCGCATACAACGCCGGCATCAGGAAGACGCTGATCAGCAGGCGGGTGAACAGGCCGCTGACGATGACCAGCGCGAACGGCCGCTGGGTGTCGGTGCCCACGCCGGTGGCCAGAGCCGCCGGCAGCAGGCCGAGCGCCGCCACCAGCGCGGTCATCATGATCGGGCGCAGGCGCAGGATCGCGCCTTCGCGGATCGCCTCGGCCACGCCGACACCGCTGCGGCGCAACTCGTTGACGTAGGAGATGTACACCACCGCGGTCTGCACCGAGACGCCGAACAGCGCCAGGAAGCCGATGCCCGACGACACCGAGAACGGCGTGCCGGTCAGCCACAGCGCGACGATGCCGCCGGCCGGCGCCGACAGCACCACGCCGAGCACGGTGATGAAGGGAAACTTGAAATTGCTGTACAGGGTGAACAGCAGCAGGAAGATCAGCCCCACCGTCAGCGGCACGATGAAATTCAATTGCGCGCGCGAGGCGGTGTATTCCTTGTATTCGCCGCCCCAGTCCAGCCGGTAGCCCCGCGCCAGCTTCACCTTCGCGTTGACCTGCCCGATCGCGTCCTCCACCGCGCCGGCGAGGTCGCGCCCTTCCACCGAGAACTGCACGCCGATGTAGCGCGAGTTGTCCTGCCGGTAGATGAAGGAGGCGCCGTTGGTCACCCGGATATCGGCGAACTCCTTCAACGGCAATTGCTGGCCGTCTGGCGTCGCCACCAGGATGTTGCCGATTTCCTGGGGGTTGTCGCGGTACTGGTGGTCCAGCCGCACGACCAGGTCGAACTGCTTCTCGCCCTGGATCACTTCGGTCGCCACGTCGCCGCCGATCGCGGTCTGGATCAGGCCGTTGATGTCGTCCACGTTCAAGCCGTAACGTGCGATCGCCGCGCGATCGATCGTGATGCTCAGGCTGGGCTGGCCGAGCTCCTGCACCAGGGTCACGTCATGGATGCCGCGCACCTGCTCCAGCACGTGCTTGATCGCCTTGCCCTTCTGCTGCAGCGTGTCCAGGTCCGCACCGAACACTTTCACCGCCAGCGCGCTCTTCAGCCCGGTCTCCGCCTCGTCCACCGCGTCCTCGGCCGGCTGGGTGTAGTTGAAGGTGATGCCGGGAAACGTCTGCAGCTTCCGGTTGATCGCCGCGATCAGCCCGGCCTTGGTGCGGTATGCGCCGGTCCACTGCGAATACGGTTTCAGGCCGACATAGAACTCGACATTGAAGAAACCGGTCGAGTCGGTGCCGTCGTCGGGCCGGCCCAGCTCCGAGGCCACCGTGGTGACCTCGGGGAACGCGCGCAGGATGTCGCGGATCTGCGGGGCGATCTTCGCCGATTCGTCGAACGAGATGGTGTACGGCATGGTCGCGCGCACCCACAACGCGCCTTCGTCCAGGTGCGGCATGAACTCCGCGCCGATGCGCGGGACCAGCAGCAGCGACAGCACCAGCAGCAGTGCCGAGGCGATCGTGGTCGCCCACACGCGGGCCAGGCAGAAATCCAGGCCCTTGATGTAGACCGACTTGATCGCCTCGAACGCGCGGTTGCGCCGCTCGCGCACGCCCTTGCGCATGAACCACGAGCACAGCACCGGCAACAGGGTCAGGGTGATCACCAGCGAACCGACCAGCGCGAACACCATGGTGTCCGCCATCGGCTTGAACAGCGTACCGGACGGGCCCGACAGCACGTAGATCGGCAGGAAGCTGACCACGATCACCGCCACCGCATAGAACAGCGGACGGTCGACTTCCGCGGCCGCATCGCGGATCACCTCGATGAGGTTGAACTTCGTGCCCTCGCGATCGGCGAGCTGGCGGTAAATGTTCTCCACCATCACCACCGCCGCATCGACCAGGATGCCGAAGTCGACCGCGCCGATCGACAGCAGGTTGGCCGACGCGCCCTGCAGATCCAGGCCGACGAAGGCGACCAGCAGCGACAGCGGGATGGTGACCGCGACGATCAGCCCGGCGCGCACGTCGTACAGGAAGAAGATCAGCACCACTACCACCAGCAGCATGCCGCGCAGCAGGTTGTCCCTGACCACCTGGGTGGTCACCGCGACGAGGTCGCTGCGGTCGTAGAACGGGTGGACCTTGATGTCCTTCGGCAGGATCCGCTCGTTGAGTTCCTTCGTCTTCGCCTCGACCCGCTTCAGCACGTCCTGGGTCTTCTCGCCGGTGCGCAGCGAGATCACGCCCTCCACCGCGTCGTCCTGCTTCTCGAAGCCGAACTGGCCCAGCCGCGGCGCGATGCCGATCACCACGCGACCGACATCCTTGACCAGCACCGGGTTGCCGTCGTGCACCGCCAGCACCACGTTGCCGATGTCCTCCAGCGTCTGCAGGCGGCCGACGCCGCGCACGTAATAGAACTGCCCGCCCTGCGAGTAGAAGCCGCCGCCGGCATTGCCGTTGTTGGCGGCCAACGCGGCCTGCACCTGCTGCGCGGTGAGCCCGACTCCGGCGATCTTCGCCGGATCGAGCAGCACCTGGTACTGCATGCTGCCGCCACCGAAACCGGAGTCGTCGGCCACGCCGGCCACGGTGCGGTATTGCGGCTCGACCACCCAGTCCTCGAACGTCTTCAGCTCCATCGGCGAGCGATCGGAGCTTTGCAGCACGTAGCGATAGATCAGCCCCGACGGCGACGACAGCGGCGACACCGACGGTTTCACCCCGTCGGGAAGGTCGAGGTCGCCGAGGCGGTTGAACACCTGCTGGCGTGCGAAATAGTTGTCGGTGCCGTTGTCGAACGTGAGCGTCACCACCGACAGCCCGTACAGCGAGATCGAGCGGGTGTTGTCGGTTTTCGGAATGCCGGTCATGCCCTGCTCGGCCGGCACGGTGATCAGCCGCTCCACTTCCTCGGCGGTGTGCCCGGGCCACTGCGTGACGATCTCGACGCTGGGCGGCGACAGGTCCGGATAGGCGTCCACCGGCAGGTGGCGCAGCGCATGCACGCCGGCGCCGACCAGCACCAGCACCAACAGCGCGACCAGAAAGCGCTGCGCCAGCGAGGCACCGACGAGCCGGTTCATCAGCGACGCCGCGCGCTGCGGCATGGGCGGCAGATGGTCGCTCATTGGTTCTGCATGAACTGCACGAAGAGACCACCATCGACCACGATCCGGTCGCCGGGCTTGAGCCCGTCCCTGACTTCGTACTGGTCGCCATTGCGCGGACCCAGCGTCACGTGCCGCCGCGCGAAGCTGCCATCGTGCTGGACGACATACGCGAACGGCAGGTTCTCGTCGTCGCGCAGCATCGCCGACACCGGCATCAGCAGACCCTGGTCGGCCTGGCGCGACTGGATCCTCACGCGCACGTACATCTGCTTGCGCAGCACGTCATCGGGATTCGGCACCACGATGCGCGCGGCAACCGCGCGGGTATCCGGGTTCACCACCGCGGCGATATGGTCCACCGTGCCCGGCAACTCGACGCCCGGCATGCCGCTGTCGACCTGCGCCGGATCACCCACGCGGATCGTCGCCAGCTCGGCGGCCGACACCTGCGCCATCACCCACACTTTCGACAGATCCGCCACGGTGAAACACGGCGTGGTGCCCGCCTGCAGGAGCTGCCCCGGCGTGATCAGCTTTTCCACCACGGTGCCGGCGATCGGCGCACGAATGATGCCCTGCGCGCGCGCTACCGTGCGGCCCGCCTGGATCGCCTTGATCGTGCCGGCATCGACATCCAGCGCCACCAGCGCCTGCAGCGCGGCATCCCGATCGGCCTCGGCGCTGGCGGCATCGGTCTGCGCCTGCTCGGCCTCGCGCCGCGACACGCCGTCGTGCTGCACCAGATCCTTGTCCGCATCAGCCAGCCGGCGTGCGTTCTGCGCGCTGATCAAAGCCTTGCGGTACGCACCGATCGCGGTGGAGAAATCCGCCGAATCCACCAGCGCCAGCGGCTGCCCCTGATGCACCTTGTCACCCGGCGCCACCAGCAGTCGCGCCACCGGCCCGGAGAATGGCGCCAGCACGCTGGTCGCCTGGTCGTTGTCGAAATCCACCACGCCGATGGTTTCGATCGCGCGATGAAAGCTGGCCGGCGCAAGCGTGAGCAGATGGATGTGCTGGCGCTGGGCCGGCGTCATCGTCACGTTCTGCGGCGCGTCGGCAGCCGCTTGCTGCGGCTCCGCTTTCGAGGAACAGCCGGCCACGCCAAGCAGCGCGCTCAGTGCGAGCACGAACGCCGCACGACGTCGCGGCACAAAGCGCGTTGCAGAAGATGATCTACTTTTCATCGCTGTCCCGGTTTGTCCTGGCGTGATCCGAATCGGAGAGCCGCGGCGGCGGCGGCGCGGCATCGGCCGGCCCATCGTTCGCGTCGTGCCACCAGCCGCCACCCAGCGCCTGGAACAGCGCCGCGGTGTCGGCGTAGCGACTTGCCTGCGCCTGCACCAGGGCGATGCGCGCCTGCTGATAGCCCTGTTCCGCGCCGAGCAGCGACAGGTAGCCGGCATAGCCGTCCTTGTACTGGCGCTGCGACAGGTCCAGGGTGAGCTTCGCCGCATCCGCGGCGGTGGCGGCGGCCTGCAGCCCCTCCGCATCGTGCTGCAGCGCGGCCAGGGTGTCGGCCACGTTCTGGAACGCGGTCAGCACCGTGCTGCGATATTGTTCGCTCGCCTCGACATAGGCCGCCCTGGCGGCGCGCTCCTGATGCAACAGGCTGCCGCCCTGGAAGATCGGCGCGGCCAGATCCGCGCCCAGGCTCCAGAAACCCGTGCCGGACTTGAACAGCTGATTGATCGCCAGCGCGGTGCTGCCCGCGTTCGCGGTCAATGAAATGTTCGGCAGCCGGTTGGCGATCGCCACGCCGACCTGCGCACTGGCCGCATGCATGTTCGCTTCGGCCTGGCGCACGTCGGGACGCTGCGCCACCAGCGCCGATGGCAGGCTCAGCGGAAGCTGCTGCGGCAAATGCAGGCTGGCAAGATCGAACTTCTCTGTCGGCGCCTCGCCGGGAAAGCGGCCAGCCAGCACCGCCAGCAGATGGTCCTGTTGCGCGAGTTGGGTGAGCAAGGGCGGCAGCGCGGCCTTGACCTGGGCCAGCTGCGATTCCTGCGCCGCCAGATCGAGTCGGCCGGCATAGCCCTTGTCCAACTGGTACTTGAGGATCTCCACCATGTTGGTGTTGATGCCGACCAGTTCGCGGGTCGCCTCGATCTGCGCCCGCAACGAGGCCTGCTGCACCGCCGCGGCCACCACGTTGCTGCTCAGCGTGATGCGGGCGGCGATCATCTGGAAGCGCACCGCCTGCTGCTGCGCCTTGAGCGACTCCACCGTGCGCCGGTTCAGGCCGAACACATCGGGCACATACGAAATGCTGACCTGCGGCGTGAACAGGTTGTACAAAAAGGCGTTGTTGCTGGGCACCGGCGCCAGCGCGCCGGGCGGATCCTGCTCGCGGCTGACCGACATGCCGACCGTGACGCTGGGGTAATAGGCGCCGCGTCCAGCTTTCGTGCTTTCCCTTGCCACCGCCAGCGCAGCCTGCGCTGCCTTGAGGTCGGGGTTGTGGGCCAGCGACTGTTCGATCAGCGCATTCAGCGCCGGCGAATGAAACAGCGTCCACCAGTCGGCCGGAATATCGCCGCCGGCGACGAACTGCTGGGCTTCTCCGCCCGCGATGTTCGCAACGCCTGTCGTGGCCGGCGGCGAACCGGCGCTCAGGCTGCCGACGTCCGGTGCGGCCGGCTTATGAAAATCCGGACCCACCGCGCAACCGGCGATCGACAATGCGGCGACGGCAGCAAGCAGAT includes the following:
- a CDS encoding serine hydrolase; this translates as MPIAIKPRLLLAAALGLGCTLVHAATPRAETAAFDKIVDATVARYHLPGIAVGVIENGQVVYTRTAGETVAGSGRKITPRTLFKIASNSKAMTTALLGRLVDQGKLRWDDPVTKYLPQFRMNDPWVTANMRVADLLTHSSGLPEGGGDLMLWPEPNAFTRADIIHGLAFIKPGYGFRSQYQYDNLLYVVAGEVAAAAGGAPYETLMRREVFAPLHLDRCQVGAWNRDTVGDVATPHRRDGGRNVAIPEDAAIPAITSAAAGGIRCDLTDMLAWARNWLVPTTAQLKWLSPVQRGVLQAPHMLIPVSAQRRAWDDTHVMAYGYGWRMADVDGQWLVWHTGTLNGMYSMLALLPDRKSGFVFMINGEADDARTVLGEMLTKHFTAPDEPRDVAWYADALEQQAAQRPAGSTAPDTSAQRPATTAELAAWTGEYRDPWFGDVSLCPRDGKLRFAAAKSPTLTGTVMRLGDRYLVHWDDGELDAWLDFHAATASQPITLRMAKLDPQGDFSSDYEDLAFQRRGGCHR
- a CDS encoding M15 family metallopeptidase, yielding MTTSTRRPLLLLGLLVALGATGRAHAEEQPPTLSPATTAAAANLVDIRSLVPDMAEDIKYAGSDNFMGTPADGYRAPACLLLRPVAEALAKVEHELRAQHRRLKIWDCYRPARAVAHFVRWAHDLADQRTKPQHYPRLDKSELLHGYIAESSGHSRGATIDLTLQQCAADGSHCQPLDMGTDFDFFDVRAHTDTPDVTAQQHANRLLLRDAMQREGFRNYPMEWWHYTLSPEPTPHTIYDVPVQ
- a CDS encoding serine hydrolase domain-containing protein, producing the protein MSKLLAGLALTLLLGGCASGTKPVDPTDALMQRYTGDVPGASLLVLKDGKPIVRRSYGLANLEDDDKTTPATNYRLASVTKQFTAAAILLLAESGRLKLDDPVRRWLPTLPESTSTVTLRQLLTHTGGLVDYEDLIPPGTTDQVSDDDVLRMLSATPKTYFAPGTAYRYSNSGYVLLGLVVERASGISLPLYLRQHIFQPLHMDHTLMYVRGGPEVENRAYGYSEENGGWTRTDQSVTSATRGDGGIYSSVDDMAKWDAALYDDRLLGAASRKLAFGPHVKVTGEPYEASYGYGWRITGDTVWHSGESIGFRNVIVRWPKQHLTVILLSNRNDPEPYRTALAIAQPYLQ
- a CDS encoding N-acetylmuramoyl-L-alanine amidase — its product is MGKPLAPIRLSRRASLLVLLALLAACAPLPPRNPLATWVPSPNHDIRRPVLIVLHFTNQHSVQQSLDTLRTKNSGGPVSSHYLIGADGHIYQLVSDQLRAWHGGPGHWGTITDINSASIGIELDNDGTTPFAQPQIDSLLRLLADLTDRLHIPRTQIVGHEDFAPTRKDDPGPLFPWQQLAAAGFGLWPQGELVDPPAGFDPWMALGLVGYPLEDRAAAVRAFHHHFRGSEGDALDAQDLRILYNLAQAIERGQTPAD
- a CDS encoding CusA/CzcA family heavy metal efflux RND transporter; this encodes MSDHLPPMPQRAASLMNRLVGASLAQRFLVALLVLVLVGAGVHALRHLPVDAYPDLSPPSVEIVTQWPGHTAEEVERLITVPAEQGMTGIPKTDNTRSISLYGLSVVTLTFDNGTDNYFARQQVFNRLGDLDLPDGVKPSVSPLSSPSGLIYRYVLQSSDRSPMELKTFEDWVVEPQYRTVAGVADDSGFGGGSMQYQVLLDPAKIAGVGLTAQQVQAALAANNGNAGGGFYSQGGQFYYVRGVGRLQTLEDIGNVVLAVHDGNPVLVKDVGRVVIGIAPRLGQFGFEKQDDAVEGVISLRTGEKTQDVLKRVEAKTKELNERILPKDIKVHPFYDRSDLVAVTTQVVRDNLLRGMLLVVVVLIFFLYDVRAGLIVAVTIPLSLLVAFVGLDLQGASANLLSIGAVDFGILVDAAVVMVENIYRQLADREGTKFNLIEVIRDAAAEVDRPLFYAVAVIVVSFLPIYVLSGPSGTLFKPMADTMVFALVGSLVITLTLLPVLCSWFMRKGVRERRNRAFEAIKSVYIKGLDFCLARVWATTIASALLLVLSLLLVPRIGAEFMPHLDEGALWVRATMPYTISFDESAKIAPQIRDILRAFPEVTTVASELGRPDDGTDSTGFFNVEFYVGLKPYSQWTGAYRTKAGLIAAINRKLQTFPGITFNYTQPAEDAVDEAETGLKSALAVKVFGADLDTLQQKGKAIKHVLEQVRGIHDVTLVQELGQPSLSITIDRAAIARYGLNVDDINGLIQTAIGGDVATEVIQGEKQFDLVVRLDHQYRDNPQEIGNILVATPDGQQLPLKEFADIRVTNGASFIYRQDNSRYIGVQFSVEGRDLAGAVEDAIGQVNAKVKLARGYRLDWGGEYKEYTASRAQLNFIVPLTVGLIFLLLFTLYSNFKFPFITVLGVVLSAPAGGIVALWLTGTPFSVSSGIGFLALFGVSVQTAVVYISYVNELRRSGVGVAEAIREGAILRLRPIMMTALVAALGLLPAALATGVGTDTQRPFALVIVSGLFTRLLISVFLMPALYALVARPDDRLEV
- a CDS encoding efflux RND transporter periplasmic adaptor subunit, producing MPRRRAAFVLALSALLGVAGCSSKAEPQQAAADAPQNVTMTPAQRQHIHLLTLAPASFHRAIETIGVVDFDNDQATSVLAPFSGPVARLLVAPGDKVHQGQPLALVDSADFSTAIGAYRKALISAQNARRLADADKDLVQHDGVSRREAEQAQTDAASAEADRDAALQALVALDVDAGTIKAIQAGRTVARAQGIIRAPIAGTVVEKLITPGQLLQAGTTPCFTVADLSKVWVMAQVSAAELATIRVGDPAQVDSGMPGVELPGTVDHIAAVVNPDTRAVAARIVVPNPDDVLRKQMYVRVRIQSRQADQGLLMPVSAMLRDDENLPFAYVVQHDGSFARRHVTLGPRNGDQYEVRDGLKPGDRIVVDGGLFVQFMQNQ
- a CDS encoding efflux transporter outer membrane subunit, which translates into the protein MTRRVPSGSRATGSSLRHLLAAVAALSIAGCAVGPDFHKPAAPDVGSLSAGSPPATTGVANIAGGEAQQFVAGGDIPADWWTLFHSPALNALIEQSLAHNPDLKAAQAALAVARESTKAGRGAYYPSVTVGMSVSREQDPPGALAPVPSNNAFLYNLFTPQVSISYVPDVFGLNRRTVESLKAQQQAVRFQMIAARITLSSNVVAAAVQQASLRAQIEATRELVGINTNMVEILKYQLDKGYAGRLDLAAQESQLAQVKAALPPLLTQLAQQDHLLAVLAGRFPGEAPTEKFDLASLHLPQQLPLSLPSALVAQRPDVRQAEANMHAASAQVGVAIANRLPNISLTANAGSTALAINQLFKSGTGFWSLGADLAAPIFQGGSLLHQERAARAAYVEASEQYRSTVLTAFQNVADTLAALQHDAEGLQAAATAADAAKLTLDLSQRQYKDGYAGYLSLLGAEQGYQQARIALVQAQASRYADTAALFQALGGGWWHDANDGPADAAPPPPRLSDSDHARTNRDSDEK